A DNA window from Delphinus delphis chromosome 6, mDelDel1.2, whole genome shotgun sequence contains the following coding sequences:
- the OR2K2 gene encoding LOW QUALITY PROTEIN: olfactory receptor 2K2 (The sequence of the model RefSeq protein was modified relative to this genomic sequence to represent the inferred CDS: inserted 3 bases in 2 codons; deleted 2 bases in 1 codon; substituted 1 base at 1 genomic stop codon): protein MQGENLTSWSFFFLEGFSRYPKLEIVLFVFSLVMCLITLLGNSTLILITVLDSCLQTPMYLFLGNLSFMDICYTSASVPTLLVNLLSSQKTIIFSGCAVQMYLSLALGSEQCLLLAVMAYDYYVAICKPLRYPIIMNRQVCVQMATVSWVMGSLIALLETSFAVQIPLXGNFIHHFKCEILAVLKLACTRSLVMDTIMLVVSVLLLSVPMLLICISYVVILSTILRISSAEGRNKAFSTWGAHSTVVFLYYGASLSMYLKPSSSGSQEIDKIISLLYGVLTPTLNPITYSLXNKEVKDAVKKXLGQIYLQQIQENL from the exons ATGCAAGGCGAAAATCTCACCAGttggagtttttttttcctggaaggttTTTCTAGATACCCAAAGTTAGAGATTGTTCTCTTTGTCTTCAGCCTTGTAATGTGTCTGATAACCCTTTTGGGCAACAGCACTCTTATTTTAATCACTGTCCTAGATTCATGCCTTCAAACTCCCATGTACTTGTTCCTTGGAAATCTCTCTTTCATGGATATTTGTTACACATCTGCTTCTGTTCCCACTTTGCTGGTGAACTTGCTGTCATCCCAGAAAACCATCATCTTTTCTGGGTGTGCTGTACAGATGTATCTGTCCCTTGCTCTGGGCTCC GAGCAATGCCTGCTCCTGGCTGTGATGGCGTATGACTATTACGTGGCCATTTGCAAGCCGCTGAGATACCCCATCATCATGAACAGGCAGGTCTGTGTGCAGATGGCCACTGTCTCCTGGGTGATGGGCTCTCTGATAGCCCTGCTGGAAACCAGCTTCGCCGTGCAGATACCCCT TGGGAATTTCATCCATCACTTCAAGTGTGAAATTCTGGCAGTGCTGAAGCTAGCTTGCACAAGGTCATTGGTCATGGACACGATCATGCTGGTGGTCAGCGTGCTCCTTCTGTCCGTTCCAATGCTCTTAATTTGCATCTCTTATGTCGTCATCCTTTCCACTATTCTGAGAATCAGCTCAGCAGAGGGAAGAAACAAAGCTTTTTCTACCTGGGGTGCTCACTCAACTGTGGTATTCTTGTATTATGGGGCTTCACTCTCCATGTACCTAAAGCCTTCTTCGTCAGGCTCACAAGAAATAGATAAAATCATCTCGTTGCTTTATGGAGTTCTTACACCTACGCTGAACCCCATAACTTACAGTTTATGAAACAAGGAAGTCAAAGATGCTGTGAAAA TGCTGGGCCAAATATACTTGCAGCAAATACAGGAAAATCTCTGA